In Prunus dulcis chromosome 2, ALMONDv2, whole genome shotgun sequence, a single genomic region encodes these proteins:
- the LOC117617814 gene encoding serine/threonine-protein kinase PCRK1, translated as MKCFYFYNKEKNDEAKTTKSTSTRSTSPFFSLDRDPRKSGSESNSQNATEFSTASSAKSFAALSQRQSNLREFTCSELKAATKNFSLSLMLGEGGFGGVYRGVIRTTEDPHKKIDVAVKQLSKRGFQGHKEWVTEVNVLGVVEHANLVKLLGYCAEDDERGIQRLLVYEYMPNRSVQDHLSSRFQIALPWGTRMKIAQDAACGLAYLHEGMEFQIIFRDFKSSNILLDEQWNAKLSDFGLARLGPSDGLSHVSTAVVGTVGYAAPEYIQTGHLTSKSDVWSYGIFLYELITGRRPVDRNRPKNEQKLLEWVKPHLSSDPKKFQLILDPRLEGNYSLKAAQKLAAVASRCLVRQPRSRPKMSEVVEMLNRIMETTDMGSPEFPLKGVDSKDEYYRESKREVLRRMFVDPLIGENGCLNWQTWRPKLVNTC; from the exons ATGAAGTGTTTTTATTTCTACAACAAAGAGAAGAATGATGAAGCAAAGACTACGAAGTCTACTTCTACTCGTTCCACTTCCCCTTTCTTTTCACTTGATCGTGACCCAAGAAAATCTGGTTCCGAGTCTAATTCTCAGAATGCCACAGAATTTAGCACAGCATCCTCTGCCAAGTCATTTGCAGCATTGTCGCAGCGACAGAGTAATCTCCGAGAATTCACATGCTCAGAGTTAAAAGCAGCAACAAAGAATTTTAGTCTCTCCCTCATGCTTGGAGAGGGTGGGTTTGGTGGTGTGTATAGGGGTGTCATCCGGACCACAGAAGATCCACATAAAAAGATAGATGTTGCTGTTAAACAACTGAGTAAAAGGGGATTTCAG GGCCATAAAGAGTGGGTGACTGAAGTGAATGTTTTAGGGGTTGTTGAACATGCAAATCTTGTCAAACTGTTAGGCTACTGTGCTGAGGATGATGAAAGAGGGATCCAGCGGCTCCTTGTATATGAATATATGCCCAACAGGAGTGTGCAGGATCACTTATCGAGCCGATTTCAGATAGCTCTTCCATGGGGTACAAGAATGAAAATCGCCCAGGATGCTGCTTGTGGCTTAGCATACCTCCATGAAGGGATGGAATTTCAG ATTATCTTTAGGGATTTCAAGTCTTCAAACATACTTTTGGATGAACAATGGAATGCCAAGTTATCTGACTTCGGATTGGCTAGACTTGGGCCTTCAGATGGATTGAGCCACGTCTCTACTGCG GTTGTTGGAACAGTAGGGTATGCAGCTCCTGAATACATTCAAACCGGACATCTCACATCTAAAAGTGATGTATGGAGCTATGGAATTTTCCTTTATGAACTCATCACAGGCAGACGACCAGTGGACAGAAACCGACCCAAGAATGAGCAAAAACTCTTGGAATGGGTGAAGCCACACCTCTCTTCAGATCCAAAGAAGTTCCAGTTGATTTTGGATCCAAGGCTTGAAGGGAACTATTCCCTCAAGGCTGCCCAAAAACTAGCAGCTGTGGCCAGCCGGTGCTTGGTGCGACAGCCTAGATCACGCCCGAAAATGAGCGAAGTTGTGGAAATGTTGAACCGAATTATGGAGACAACGGATATGGGAAGCCCCGAATTCCCTCTGAAGGGTGTGGACTCCAAAGATGAATATTACAGAGAGTCCAAAAGAGAGGTTTTAAGAAGGATGTTTGTGGATCCATTGATTGGAGAGAATGGTTGCTTAAATTGGCAAACATGGAGACCAAAGCTTGTGAACACATGTTGA
- the LOC117617813 gene encoding OVARIAN TUMOR DOMAIN-containing deubiquitinating enzyme 9, translating into MLHRLMTSYKLDPDVVRWGLHLLDDVCTLSNDSSHSTVTRYDQDLSQVEYVREGYVEPCIVENDEIIAQTYQEELSRLASAEASGVSGCEDGNLESSILGQDWLGPSNRHSGSGLQNVQDTVNDFDIKIDTDDYRDKENEADDPRRHGSEEANDHSEGECSVNREDFLHSLDITDESTLDGEVGRRLNQLVSVPHIPRTNENIPSADEEISDHQRLLERLQLYDLVECKVQGDGNCQFRALSDQLYRSPEYHGVVREQVNQQLRSHPEMYGAYVPMAYTDYLKKMSKSGEWGDHVTLQAAADSYGVKVFVITSFRDTCYIEILPHVQKSNRVICLSFWAEVHYNSIYPEGELPPPSLKKKKKWWNF; encoded by the exons ATGTTACACAGGCTTATGACATCGTATAAGCTTGATCCTGACGTTGTTCGCTGGGGTCTCCATCTCTTGGATGATGTTTGTACTCTTTCGAATGATAGTTCGCACAGTACTGTTACTCGTTATGACCAGGATTTGAGTCAAGTAGAGTATGTTAGAGAAGGTTATGTTGAGCCTTGCATTGTGGAGAATGATGAGATTATAGCTCAGACGTACCAAGAAGAGTTATCGAGACTTGCTTCTGCAGAAGCATCAGGAGTTTCTGGTTGTGAAGATGGGAATTTGGAGTCGTCAATTCTAGGGCAGGATTGGCTTGGTCCTTCAAACAGACACAGTGGTTCTG GGCTTCAAAATGTTCAGGATACAGTGAATGATTTTGACATAAAGATAGACACTGATGATTATAGAGATAAAGAAAATGAGGCAGATGATCCTAGGAGACATGGAAGCGAGGAAGCAAACGATCATAGTGAAGGAGAATGCTCTGTCAATAGGGAAGACTTCTTACATTCATTGGACATAACAGATGAATCTACTCTTGATGGTGAAGTGGGGAGAAGATTGAATCAGTTGGTTTCTGTTCCT caTATTCCTAGAACGAATGAGAACATACCCTCAGCTGATGAAGAGATATCAGATCATCAAAGGCTGTTAGAAAG ACTGCAGTTGTATGATTTGGTGGAGTGTAAGGTCCAGGGAGATGGTAACTGTCAG TTTCGTGCTTTATCAGATCAACTCTATCGTTCTCCTGAGTACCATGGCGTTGTAAGAGAACAAGTTAATCAACAG CTCAGGAGTCACCCAGAAATGTATGGGGCTTATGTTCCTATGGCTTATACTGATTATCTAAAGAAGATGAGCAA GAGTGGTGAATGGGGTGATCATGTCACATTGCAGGCTGCGGCAGATTCG TATGGTGTCAAGGTATTTGTAATAACTTCCTTCAGGGATACATGTTACATTGAGATCCTTCCGCATGTTCAAAAGTCCAACAGAG TTATTTGCTTGAGCTTTTGGGCTGAGGTGCACTACAATTCCATTTATCCTGAAGGAG AACTTCCTCCGCCAAgcttaaagaaaaagaagaaatggtGGAATTTTTGA
- the LOC117618621 gene encoding protein WHAT'S THIS FACTOR 9, mitochondrial — protein sequence MLFNKPNCRTLKNLIFPSEQTIFSFLRHPHNPPHTYTQKFNFVDVYMKWKKDSYYDSIEQIHKSIVLKPIISLKNCISQDPNGCIPISDVSKRGIQLEVPMKVARFLRLYPSIFEEFTGPQYNLPWFRLTPEADEVDREEKRVYEDCREDLRDRLKKFILMSKEKVLPLKIIQGMQWYLGLPDDFLQHPDKNLDESFRFVEMEDGLKGLAVESGEKVLSTVQRNAMKKGVYVGGPMEAIEFPLFPSKGLRLRRKIVDWLKEFQKLPYVSPYEEFSHLDPDSDISEKRVVGLLHELLSLFVEHSAERKKLLCLKKHMGLPQKVHKAFERHPSMFYLSLRNKTCTAILKEAYCDESAIERHPLLRVRNKYINLMRESATIFKTRRVNSRFADRWDSGSENEDGKEVAECT from the coding sequence ATGTTATTCAACAAACCCAACTGCAGAACCCTAAAGAACCTCATCTTCCCCTCTGAACAAACAATCTTTTCCTTCCTGCGCCATCCCCATAACCCGCCTCACACGTACACCCAGAAATTCAACTTTGTCGATGTCTACATGAAATGGAAGAAAGACTCGTACTACGATTCAATCGAGCAAATTCACAAGTCCATAGTGCTTAAACCCATCATCTCTCTCAAGAACTGCATTTCCCAGGACCCCAATGGTTGCATCCCAATCTCTGATGTGTCCAAAAGGGGCATACAATTGGAGGTCCCCATGAAGGTTGCAAGGTTCTTGAGGCTCTACCCATCAATCTTTGAAGAGTTTACTGGTCCACAATACAATCTTCCCTGGTTTAGGTTGACCCCAGAAGCTGATGAGGTTGATAGGGAGGAGAAAAGGGTTTATGAGGATTGCAGGGAGGACTTGAGGGATAGGTTGAAAAAGTTTATCCtgatgagtaaagaaaaggttttgcctttgaaaataatacaaGGAATGCAGTGGTATTTGGGTTTGCCTGATGATTTCTTGCAGCACCCGGATAAGAATCTGGATGAGTCTTTTAGGTTTGTGGAGATGGAAGATGGGTTAAAGGGATTGGCTGTGGAGAGTGGTGAAAAGGTCTTGTCTACGGTGCAAAGGAATGCAATGAAAAAAGGGGTGTATGTTGGAGGTCCAATGGAGGCAATTGAGTTTCCTCTTTTCCCATCTAAGGGTTTGAGGTTGAGGAGGAAGATTGTGGACTGGTTAAAGGAGTTTCAGAAGCTTCCCTATGTTTCACCTTATGAGGAATTTTCGCATTTGGATCCGGATAGTGACATATCCGAAAAACGAGTTGTGGGGCTTCTTCATGAGTTGCTTAGTCTCTTTGTTGAGCATTCGGCGGAGAGGAAGAAGCTTCTGTGTCTTAAGAAGCACATGGGGCTGCCACAGAAGGTGCACAAAGCATTTGAGAGGCACCCCAGTATGTTTTATTTGTCTTTGAGGAACAAGACTTGTACAGCCATCCTTAAAGAGGCTTACTGTGATGAATCTGCTATTGAGAGGCATCCACTTTTAAGGGTAAGGAATAAGTACATTAATTTGATGAGGGAATCGGCGACGATTTTTAAAACTAGGAGAGTGAATAGCCGGTTCGCTGATCGTTGGGATTCAGGTTCTGAGAATGAAGATGGTAAGGAGGTGGCAGAGTGTACTTAG